From one Musa acuminata AAA Group cultivar baxijiao chromosome BXJ2-6, Cavendish_Baxijiao_AAA, whole genome shotgun sequence genomic stretch:
- the LOC103990219 gene encoding chromatin modification-related protein eaf-1 — MGFDNECILNIQSLPGEYFCPVCRTLIYPNEALQSQCTHLYCKPCLAYIVATSQACPYDGYLVTEADSKPLIESNKALAETIGKVAVYCLYCRSGCQWQGTLSECIAHCTGCAFGNSPVVCNRCGIQIIHRQVQEHTQICPGLQPQAQQVDGGQAQASTTSSQAVSQDPSVASSAAPASTASAASATTTSAAVATPAASAATPTALPAATSVIMPVVSTTATTLPAASQGQSQTNSTGNAQAAAQVPTPHQLYQQQQLQYQQYYQMYHGYDPYQQQYQQNAQYQQQPYPQYAQSQMQVVPQLAIQGQQQTSSYVQSQPHPQAQLQPQALAQPLTQPQPQPQAQVAQLQQQQQHLPQPQPQPQPQPQSQPSAHLVQMQTQLPRTPVQQPYTQARPQTNLPPQAQIAGQQFGQPPQPHQTQQSYPRTQPQQQVQAPLYQHPLQPHHHPQSLPQQLPHLHAQPQARPTSLQQPPMLLQPHPQHPSAQPQPMTQPQHPSVHAVTERQSYQQPQMLQQDQPGAQPQHPMLMHSQQQGVTQQHPVQLPNQFAPQQPPRMPPPTGHIPMQVQQQPMLPTQRPPASLQPQQQPHLTVHQHGQQLHQYTGLHSQAPQQGLPPQQSHGHLNSGQQSQLGMLASQQQLHPQVPPYTQHHFPPHLQAQQNMPLSQALTTHQTQAVAGRPVMVNNGMPHQLIQQSPRGPGKLVQHVLNQQSPSQSHLTQPGNNLAATYDSQRSHLPKPGSYDSSIPVSASHSGVVDKVGHATELSTETAAKNAEGNEQTERSAMVDPKILKTELETVKEKVSGKVKEKDMQLEVEPTLVRGRSMDSHTDMELPESKHAIKEELANLPEDGIETSHISKDRDVEGEIQGVEEKPDVNAGVQVEIQCANLPSDASLHSISSALPKESSGLSEGQTDGEIASKTQPPQQLSVTSSDGGQLPQPTKQRVTPSYDGASLQPGSHEKNSAWLAWQGLGSGMPQVVGPAGSSSDKEGFPPQHIPHSHPSNVPVMTPRFPAPDKILPLQMSHQGAIHDRRSQEAPYQMQAPGQNMILSQMRPLDHGYPEPIPRQVQPSIVQEPLRPPSGQPYGGGYHSDAMHGGLPGPVLPTSGRAPGHAGFPQQGFPEPVIAQGQSQNYLSVPHAGTTRVPHGESLTRTAPVVPLTGAFNTSTQMMPRGPPFHPEDRGVPSHVGNPNILEAEIYDTRRPVFQDVRQTDPHVESNVIANGIQRKLRFVGMHDSHGLAEGRLKPLPDERFRSLPGDGMPRPFPLEPGRHNVSGREFEEDLKQFPRPAHLDGEGFQKFDSYGSSTRLLERGQQHVGPDSIPRSSNISVPGPDGIPSEFLATQVGPFQAGNSAPFPASRAGSEFHMMNILEMRRPAGFHEDFGAVPDLRRSLPGSGHRHIQSPVKNLGGLPSSRFGSASQPHMEDIDPKELHGFAERSKAFNLPSDSTGSYFHDSKSSMPGALPGRSARGVPDRPRNFRMVEQLRSGNFPGSTRKDLDGREIPRIHMHPGDRSFGVNYGHDFPNEAGMFSTKRKPGTTGWCRICSVDCGTVEGLDFHAQSREHQRMAIDMVLAIKKENNKKHRISEGVLSFEDSNKSRNYFGRQLK, encoded by the exons CCGCTGATTGAATCAAATAAAGCACTTGCCGAGACCATTGGTAAAGTGGCAGTTTACTGTCTCTATTGTAGGAGTGGGTGTCAATGGCAGGGAACATTGTCCGAATGTATTGCACATTGTACTGGTTGTGCCTTTGGAAATTCACCTGTTGTATGCAACAGGTGTGGTATTCAAATTATACATCGGCAAGTACAAGAACATACACAGATATGTCCT GGTTTGCAACCTCAAGCTCAACAGGTAGACGGTGGTCAGGCTCAAGCTTCAACAACATCATCACAAGCTGTTTCCCAGGATCCAAGTGTGGCTTCCTCAGCAGCTCCTGCATCAACTGCTTCAGCAGCTAGTGCAACAACAACTTCTGCAGCtgttgcaactcctgctgcttctgCAGCTACTCCAACTGCGCTGCCTGCTGCCACTTCTGTAATCATGCCTGTTGTTTCCACTACTGCAACTACACTCCCTGCTGCTTCTCAAGGCCAAAGTCAAACGAATTCAACCGGCAATGCACAAGCTGCAGCACAGGTTCCAACGCCTCATCAATTGTACCAGCAACAACAATTGCAATACCAGCAGTACTATCAGATGTACCATGGCTATGACCCTTATCAGCAGCAATATCAACAGAATGCTCAATATCAGCAGCAACCCTACCCACAGTATGCCCAATCTCAGATGCAAGTTGTCCCTCAGCTAGCAATCCAAGGACAGCAGCAGACTTCTTCATATGTGCAGTCTCAACCTCATCCCCAAGCTCAGCTTCAACCTCAAGCCCTGGCCCAGCCTCTAACCCAGCCCCAGCCACAGCCACAAGCACAGGTAGCTCAactgcaacagcagcagcaacattTGCCCCAGCCCCAGCCCCAGCCCCAGCCCCAGCCCCAATCTCAACCCAGTGCCCATCTTGTGCAAATGCAGACACAACTGCCTCGTACACCTGTTCAGCAGCCTTACACGCAAGCGCGTCCACAAACTAATCTGCCACCCCAAGCTCAAATAGCAGGCCAACAATTTGGTCAGCCACCCCAACCACATCAAACCCAACAGTCTTATCCTCGGACGCAACCACAGCAGCAGGTCCAGGCACCTCTATATCAACATCCTCTGCAGCCACATCATCATCCACAGTCCCTTCCTCAACAGCTGCCTCATCTACATGCTCAACCACAGGCTCGTCCTACCAGCCTTCAACAACCACCTATGCTTCTGCAACCTCATCCCCAGCATCCTAGCGCTCAGCCCCAACCAATGACACAACCACAGCATCCATCGGTTCATGCGGTGACGGAACGCCAGTCGTACCAGCAGCCTCAAATGCTCCAGCAGGACCAGCCTGGTGCCCAACCACAACATCCCATGCTTATGCATTCCCAGCAGCAAGGTGTTACCCAACAACATCCTGTTCAATTGCCAAACCAGTTTGCACCTCAACAGCCTCCTCGGATGCCTCCTCCAACTGGGCATATCCCAATGCAAGTCCAACAGCAACCAATGCTACCCACACAAAGGCCTCCTGCAAGTCTTCAACCTCAGCAACAACCGCATCTTACAGTTCATCAGCATGGACAACAACTGCACCAGTACACTGGTCTGCATTCACAGGCACCTCAGCAGGGTTTGCCTCCTCAGCAATCACATGGCCATTTGAATTCTGGCCAGCAGAGTCAGCTGGGGATGCTTGCATCACAGCAGCAATTGCATCCTCAGGTTCCACCATATACGCAACATCATTTTCCTCCTCATCTGCAGGCTCAGCAGAATATGCCTCTATCTCAGGCTCTGACAACACATCAAACACAGGCTGTAGCTGGCAGGCCTGTGATGGTGAATAATGGCATGCCACATCAactgattcaacaatctcctagaGGTCCAGGCAAGCTAGTACAACATGTTCTGAATCAACAATCGCCAAGTCAGAGTCACTTGACCCAGCCAGGCAATAATTTGGCAGCAACATATGACTCACAAAGGTCTCATCTCCCAAAACCTGGCAGCTATGACAGCTCTATACCTGTGTCTGCATCACATTCAGGGGTAGTAGATAAAGTGGGCCATGCCACTGAATTGTCAACAGAAACAGCTGCCAAGAATGCCGAAGGCAATGAGCAGACTGAAAGATCTGCAATGGTTGATCCAAAGATTCTCAAAACAGAGTTGGAAACTGTTAAAGAAAAAGTTAGTGGCAAAGTTAAGGAAAAAGATATGCAACTGGAGGTAGAACCAACACTGGTTCGTGGAAGAAGCATGGATTCTCATACCGATATGGAGCTTCCAGAATCTAAGCATGCGATTAAGGAAGAATTGGCTAACTTGCCGGAAGATGGTATTGAGACATCACATATTTCTAAGGATAGAGATGTAGAAGGGGAAATTCAGGGTGTAGAAGAGAAACCTGATGTAAATGCTGGTGTGCAGGTGGAAATTCAATGTGCAAATTTGCCGTCTGATGCTAGCTTGCATTCCATTTCTAGTGCATTACCGAAGGAGTCATCTGGCTTAAGTGAAGGTCAGACTGATGGGGAAATTGCTAGTAAAACTCAACCTCCTCAGCAACTGTCAGTTACTAGCAGTGATGGAGGTCAGCTGCCACAACCAACCAAGCAACGTGTGACGCCATCCTATGATGGAGCATCTTTACAGCCTGGTTCTCATGAGAAGAACTCGGCCTGGTTAGCTTGGCAAGGCTTGGGATCAGGAATGCCACAAGTTGTTGGCCCAGCAGGTTCTTCATCTGATAAGGAGGGCTTTCCACCACAACACATACCCCACAGTCATCCTTCAAATGTGCCAGTCATGACCCCCAGGTTTCCAGCACCTGACAAAATATTACCACTGCAAATGTCACACCAAGGGGCGATTCATGATAGAAGATCCCAGGAAGCTCCATACCAAATGCAGGCACCTGGGCAAAACATGATATTGAGCCAAATGAGACCCCTGGATCATGGTTATCCTGAACCTATTCCTCGTCAGGTACAGCCTTCAATTGTACAAGAGCCGCTTAGGCCTCCAAGTGGGCAACCATATGGTGGTGGTTATCATTCTGATGCAATGCATGGTGGCCTTCCTGGTCCAGTCTTGCCCACCTCAGGTAGGGCTCCTGGACATGCTGGATTCCCTCAGCAAGGATTTCCAGAACCGGTTATAGCCCAGGGACAAAGTCAAAATTATTTGTCTGTGCCACATGCTGGCACTACTAGAGTTCCACATGGTGAGTCTTTAACACGAACAGCTCCAGTTGTGCCACTGACTGGCGCCTTTAATACATCTACTCAAATGATGCCAAGGGGACCTCCTTTTCATCCTGAAGATCGTGGAGTTCCCTCTCATGTTGGAAATCCCAATATCTTGGAAGCTGAAATATATGACACCAGGAGGCCTGTTTTTCAAGATGTCAGACAGACTGACCCACATGTCGAGTCAAATGTGATTGCTAACGGGATTCAAAGAAAGTTGAGATTTGTTGGCATGCATGATTCTCATGGGCTGGCTGAAGGCAGACTAAAGCCTTTGCCAGATGAAAGATTCAGATCATTGCCGGGAGATGGGATGCCAAGGCCTTTTCCACTTGAACCTGGCAGGCACAATGTAAGTGGCAGGGAGTTTGAAGAAGATTTGAAACAATTTCCTCGCCCGGCCCATTTGGATGGTGAAGGTTTCCAGAAGTTTGATAGTTATGGTTCTTCAACAAGGCTTCTTGAGAGGGGGCAGCAGCATGTTGGTCCTGATTCTATACCAAGATCTTCTAATATATCTGTGCCTGGGCCTGATGGAATTCCTAGTGAATTCCTTGCAACCCAAGTTGGTCCTTTCCAAGCTGGCAATTCTGCTCCTTTTCCAGCCAGTAGGGCTGGTTCAGAGTtccacatgatgaatattttggaaATGCGCAGGCCTGCTGGCTTCCATGAGGACTTTGGTGCTGTTCCTGATTTGCGTAGATCGCTGCCTGGATCTGGTCATCGTCATATACAAAGTCCAGTAAAAAATCTTGGTGGTCTTCCATCTAGTAGGTTTGGATCAGCTAGCCAGCCACACATGGAGGATATTGATCCCAAGGAGCTGCATGGATTTGCTGAACGATCAAAAGCTTTTAACCTTCCTTCAGATTCAACTGGCAGTTATTTCCATGATAGCAAGAGTTCTATGCCAGGGGCATTGCCTGGTCGTTCTGCAAGAGGTGTTCCTGATCGTCCTAGAAATTTCCGGATGGTGGAGCAACTTCGTTCAGGTAACTTTCCTGGCAGTACAAGAAAAGATCTAGATGGTCGTGAGATCCCTCGCATCCACATGCACCCTG GTGATCGCAGTTTTGGTGTCAATTATGGGCACGATTTTCCAAATGAGGCTGGAATGTTTAGCACG AAAAGGAAGCCTGGGACGACGGGATGGTGCCGCATATGCAGTGTCGACTGTGGAACAGTGGAGGGCTTGGATTTTCATGCACAGAGTCGGGAGCACCAAAGGATGGCCATAGATATGGTATTGGCAATTAAGAAGGAGAACAACAAAAAACACAG AATATCTGAGGGTGTCttatcctttgaagactcaaacAAATCAAGAAATTATTTTGGAAGACAGTTGAAATAA